The following coding sequences are from one Malaciobacter pacificus window:
- the hisIE gene encoding bifunctional phosphoribosyl-AMP cyclohydrolase/phosphoribosyl-ATP diphosphatase HisIE, translated as MEQLNKIDWEKVDGLIPVITQDATTNEVLMLAYMNKEALELTIETNYAHYFSRTKQRIWKKGESSNHTQEIVEMLLDCDNDTLLLKVNQEGVACHTGRKSCFFTNLNTNEEVSKVQINTTATYGVIDTLYHTICERKNDDPSKSYTSKLLNGNENSMLKKIVEEAGEFTFAIKDNDTDEAIYEAADITYHVLVALASKNISPDRVKQELARRFGMSGIEEKNSRSK; from the coding sequence ATGGAACAATTAAATAAAATTGATTGGGAAAAAGTTGATGGATTAATTCCAGTTATTACTCAAGATGCAACTACAAATGAAGTTTTAATGCTTGCATATATGAATAAAGAAGCTTTAGAGCTTACAATTGAAACAAACTATGCCCACTATTTTAGTAGAACAAAACAAAGAATATGGAAAAAAGGAGAAAGTTCTAACCATACTCAAGAAATTGTAGAGATGTTACTTGACTGTGATAATGACACATTACTACTAAAAGTAAATCAAGAAGGTGTTGCTTGCCATACGGGTAGAAAATCATGTTTCTTTACAAACCTTAATACCAATGAAGAGGTATCTAAAGTACAAATAAACACAACAGCAACTTACGGTGTAATTGATACTTTATATCACACGATTTGTGAAAGAAAAAATGATGACCCATCTAAATCATATACTTCAAAACTACTAAATGGAAATGAAAACTCTATGCTTAAAAAAATTGTTGAAGAAGCTGGAGAGTTTACATTTGCAATAAAAGACAATGATACAGATGAAGCTATTTATGAAGCAGCTGATATCACATATCATGTTTTAGTCGCACTTGCTTCAAAAAATATTAGTCCAGATAGAGTAAAACAAGAATTAGCTAGAAGATTTGGAATGTCAGGAATAGAAGAAAAAAATTCTAGAAGCAAATAA
- a CDS encoding SPFH domain-containing protein, whose product MPIDNDYFKKRQQGNNGGGSNNNGGGGNYQPPFEPPEFFKNFGKKAGFLYVIIIIIAALFIFKPFTIIESGQVGIKSTTGKYSETPLTPGFHFYLPVFQKVIVVDTKVRLINYASVETSGGFDQSIKLNPAINILDARGLPVSIELTVQYRLTAAGAPATIATWGLSWEDKIVNPVVRNIVRNVVGGFNAEELPTRRNEIATMIENGIRTQIEALEGRPVSVESVQLREIVLPEKIKDQIERVQIANQEAQRVRYEVERAKQEAEKKAALAQGEADKNRIEAQGRADAVTIEAKAQAAANKEIAQSLTPKLLEMQQIQIQGKFNDALRENKDAKIFLTPGGSTPNIWVDTKDKSKTSAINQ is encoded by the coding sequence ATGCCAATAGATAACGACTATTTTAAAAAAAGACAACAAGGTAACAACGGTGGGGGTTCAAATAATAATGGAGGTGGTGGTAACTACCAACCTCCTTTTGAGCCACCTGAATTTTTCAAAAACTTTGGTAAAAAAGCAGGTTTCTTATATGTAATTATAATTATAATTGCCGCTTTATTTATCTTTAAGCCATTTACAATTATTGAATCTGGACAAGTTGGTATTAAATCAACTACAGGTAAATATAGTGAAACGCCTTTAACTCCTGGTTTTCATTTCTATTTACCAGTATTCCAAAAAGTTATAGTTGTAGATACTAAAGTAAGATTAATTAACTATGCATCAGTTGAAACAAGTGGAGGATTTGATCAAAGTATTAAATTAAATCCTGCAATTAATATTCTTGATGCAAGAGGTTTACCAGTTTCAATTGAATTAACTGTTCAATACAGATTAACAGCAGCTGGTGCTCCTGCAACTATTGCTACATGGGGTCTTTCATGGGAAGATAAAATTGTAAACCCAGTGGTTAGAAATATTGTAAGAAATGTTGTTGGTGGATTTAATGCAGAAGAGTTACCAACAAGAAGAAATGAAATTGCTACTATGATTGAAAATGGTATTAGAACTCAAATTGAAGCACTTGAAGGTAGACCAGTATCTGTTGAGTCTGTTCAATTAAGAGAAATTGTATTACCAGAAAAAATAAAAGATCAAATCGAAAGAGTTCAAATAGCAAACCAAGAAGCTCAAAGAGTTAGATACGAAGTTGAAAGAGCTAAACAAGAAGCAGAGAAAAAAGCTGCACTTGCACAAGGTGAGGCTGATAAAAACAGAATTGAAGCTCAAGGTAGAGCAGATGCAGTAACAATTGAAGCTAAAGCACAAGCTGCTGCAAACAAAGAGATTGCACAATCTTTAACGCCTAAATTACTTGAAATGCAACAAATTCAAATTCAAGGTAAATTTAATGATGCACTAAGAGAGAATAAAGATGCTAAAATCTTCTTAACTCCTGGTGGTTCAACTCCAAATATTTGGGTTGATACTAAAGACAAGTCTAAAACATCGGCTATTAATCAATAA
- a CDS encoding branched-chain amino acid transaminase: MTEAKYIWMDGEFVNWHEANVHVLSHTLHYGNGAIEGTKAYKTVDGRCAIFKLHEHTQRLIRSAKMTLMNVPFSEEELNQAQVELLQKNELFNGAYIRPLVYLGYGVMGLYHKEAPVKVSCAAWEWGAYLGDEGLKKGVRVKISSMTRTPNTSGMGKAKAVANYLNSQMAKFEAVEAGYDEALLRDDQGYIAEASGACFFIVRDGILITPPNDNSLESITQATVIDLAKDMGIEVVRRRITREEIYIADEAFFTGTAAEITPIRDVDARVIGCGSRGPVTEKIQSAYFDVVQGKNEKYIKHLTYVN; the protein is encoded by the coding sequence ATGACTGAAGCAAAATACATATGGATGGATGGAGAATTTGTAAATTGGCATGAAGCTAATGTACATGTTTTAAGTCATACACTACACTATGGAAATGGTGCAATTGAAGGTACAAAAGCATATAAAACAGTTGATGGAAGATGTGCTATTTTTAAACTACATGAGCATACTCAAAGATTAATTAGATCTGCAAAAATGACTTTAATGAATGTTCCATTTTCTGAAGAAGAATTAAATCAAGCACAAGTAGAATTATTACAAAAAAATGAATTATTTAATGGTGCATACATTAGACCTTTAGTTTACTTAGGTTATGGAGTTATGGGACTATATCACAAAGAAGCTCCAGTAAAAGTTTCTTGTGCAGCTTGGGAATGGGGTGCATATTTAGGAGATGAAGGTCTTAAAAAGGGTGTAAGAGTTAAAATCTCATCAATGACAAGAACTCCAAATACTTCAGGTATGGGTAAAGCAAAAGCAGTTGCAAACTACTTAAACTCTCAAATGGCAAAATTTGAAGCAGTTGAAGCTGGATATGACGAAGCATTATTAAGAGATGATCAAGGTTATATAGCTGAAGCTTCTGGTGCTTGTTTCTTCATTGTTAGAGATGGTATATTAATCACTCCTCCAAATGATAACTCACTTGAATCAATCACTCAAGCCACTGTTATTGACTTAGCAAAAGATATGGGTATTGAAGTAGTTAGAAGAAGAATTACTAGAGAAGAGATTTATATCGCTGATGAAGCATTCTTTACAGGAACTGCTGCTGAAATTACACCAATTAGAGATGTAGATGCAAGAGTTATCGGATGTGGTTCAAGAGGACCTGTTACTGAAAAGATTCAATCAGCATACTTTGATGTAGTTCAAGGTAAAAATGAAAAATATATTAAGCATTTAACATACGTTAACTAA